Proteins encoded by one window of Salvia splendens isolate huo1 chromosome 5, SspV2, whole genome shotgun sequence:
- the LOC121805102 gene encoding zinc finger CCCH domain-containing protein 55-like, translated as MGERRKRKSLWSEEAETKPFTYPSHDSEHNHEFPASGSHGVPKFRYHSGHPPMESIHEDPVAWMNDSYPKGRESAYEEKGIGGENSYYQDMSPEFKYNQFPEDDRSHSRRYPGRSRSRSRSRGRCRSRSRSRDRERERERERVRGRSRSRSDSEARGWTRSRSPLGDYKHQASGWSDRRSLPEMATEGDFASGRGRRDGFSKHFHPKNTSHRDGGLGGGDISESRRNRADHGNESKQSYSRGPRIELRGDVSDPYLGEDEQFQHKSRSAVLCRNFVKGSCRWGDGCKFSHHDETSVEGTKLSSSTYRNRNPPCKYFLAGNCDRDNCKFSHEDPNFNRLEGRLGKVNSDRGSRDNGRGSRDNDRRLHDKVNKRDDPRWEPWDEVGGISDDMKPSGGNSSAVTVTDSTLDNRMSHGLGNETINWGLPQHTNISAPLHRAGNGSYDGDVGTTESNIEGNIMAKQDALAFHDLQLQNQDGTNKLQVEQMFPSNAWQQNVPPVSHIQHQNLGVVENNVVSSFHSDIIDEVKETRNATVPAFISAQNSHQNGESVLPAGYSSIPKEAVSKEMPALNGAEMHQVANLNLSQVQKLQNAIQMAGMTETSTLLPFPNLTSEQSAQYANTLLSAALQHVAPVLNKKFENQHATKPPVEEVSNSTGMVLSTSNASGHVPIDGTTNLQLNPVTVSHDPVSSVENGRNSNEHEGNQVPSANNSEIDHSGRPNKPQETARENPEADEVKVGTGEQSKGVQDGKQSETLDDHGKADESTANKDDKGMRLFKNSLVEFVKDKLKPKWKEGRMSRDVHKTIVKKVVDKITSSIQTEHVPKTQEKVEQYLSFSEPKITKLVQAYVDRCLKTDS; from the exons ATGGGTGAGCGCAGAAAACGCAAATCATTGTGGAGTGAGGAAGCCGAAACAAAACCTTTTACTTATCCCAGTCATGATAGTGAACATAATCACGAGTTTCCTGCATCTGGATCCCACGGAGTGCCGAAGTTCAGGTATCATTCTGGTCACCCGCCTATGGAATCAATTCATGAAGACCCAGTTGCTTGGATGAATGACAGCTATCCCAAAGGTAGAGAGAGCGCATATGAAGAAAAGGGTATAGGCGGTGAAAATAGTTATTATCAGGACATGTCTCCTGAGTTCAAATACAACCAATTTCCTGAAGATGACCGAAGCCATTCTCGCAG ATACCCAGGAAGAAGTAGGAGCAGAAGCAGGAGTAGAGGCAGGTGTCGCAGTAGGAGCAGGAGTAGGGacagggaaagggaaagggaaagggaaagagtGAGGGGAAGGAGCAGAAGCAGAAGTGACAGCGAAGCAAGGGGTTGGACAAGAAGTCGTAGCCCTTTAGGAGATTACAAACATCAAGCTTCTGGATGGAGTGACAGGAGAAGTCTACCTGAAATGGCAACTGAAGGCGATTTTGCTTCAGGAAGGGGCAGAAGAGACGGTTTTAGCAAACATTTCCATCCAAAAAACACCAGTCACAGGGATGGCGGCCTTGGGGGAGGGGACATATCAGAGAGTCGGAGAAATAGGGCAGATCATGGAAATGAATCTAAACAGTCTTACAGCAGAGGTCCTCGGATTGAATTAAGGGGTGATGTTTCTGATCCATATCTTGGAGAGGATGAGCAATTCCAACATAAAAGTAGAAGTGCAGTGCTGTGCAGAAACTTTGTCAAGGGTAGCTGTAGGTGGGGAGACGGTTGCAAATTTTCTCACCATGATGAAACTTCTGTTGAAGGTACTAAACTTTCCTCCTCGACTTACAGAAATAGGAACCCACCTTGCAAGTATTTTCTAGCGGGGAATTGTGATCGGGATAATTGCAAATTCTCTCACGAGGATCCAAATTTTAATCGTCTAGAGGGCAGGCTGGGTAAAGTCAACAGTGACCGTGGTTCACGTGACAATGGCCGTGGTTCACGTGACAATGACCGTCGCTTACATGACAAGGTTAACAAGAGGGATGACCCGAGATGGGAACCATGGGACGAGGTAGGTGGAATCTCAGATGATATGAAGCCTTCTGGTGGGAATAGTTCTGCTGTTACTGTTACCGACAGCACTCTTGACAATAGAATGAGCCACGGTTTGGGAAATGAGACTATAAATTGGGGACTTCCACAACACACGAATATTTCAGCGCCTCTACATCGTGCAGGAAATGGCAGTTATGATGGAGATGTAGGTACTACTGAATCTAATATAGAGGGAAATATTATGGCCAAACAGGATGCCCTCGCGTTTCATGATTTGCAGTTGCAAAATCAAGATGGTACGAACAAATTGCAGGTAGAGCAAATGTTTCCCTCGAATGCCTGGCAGCAGAATGTTCCTCCAGTTTCACATATTCAACATCAGAACCTTGGAGTAGTAGAAAACAACGTAGTAAGTTCATTCCATTCTGACATTATCGATGAGGTGAAAGAGACCAGAAATGCCACCGTTCCAGCTTTTATCTCTGCGCAAAACTCGCATCAAAATGGAGAAAGTGTACTTCCTGCTGGGTATTCATCTATTCCGAAGGAAGCCGTTAGCAAAGAGATGCCAGCCTTGAATGGGGCTGAGATGCACCAGGTTGCTAATTTGAATCTCTCTCAGGTTCAGAAACTTCAAAACGCTATCCAAATGGCTGGGATGACAGAGACGAGCACCTTGTTACCTTTTCCAAATTTAACCAGCGAGCAGTCTGCTCAATATGCAAACACACTTCTATCTGCTGCTCTTCAGCACGTTGCTCCTGTCCTGAATAAAAAATTTGAGAATCAACATGCTACAAAACCTCCAGTCGAAGAAGTTTCCAACTCTACAGGGATGGTGCTTTCTACATCTAATGCATCTGGCCACGTTCCAATTGACGGCACGACCAATCTACAACTCAATCCAGTTACAGTTTCTCATGATCCAGTCAGTTCTGTGGAGAATGGTAGAAATAGCAATGAGCATGAAGGCAATCAAGTACCTTCGGCAAATAACTCAGAAATAGATCATTCCGGAAGGCCAAATAAGCCGCAAGAGACAGCACGCGAAAATCCAGAAGCAGATGAAGTGAAAGTGGGCACGGGGGAGCAAAGTAAGGGAGTTCAAGACGGCAAGCAATCTGAAACTTTGGATGACCATGGGAAAGCCGATGAAAGTACTGCTAACAAGGATGATAAAGGGATGCGTCTGTTTAAAAATTCTCTGGTAGAGTTTGTGAAGGACAAACTGAAGCCTAAATGGAAGGAAGGCCGGATGAGCAGAGACGTTCACAAAACTATCGTGAAAAAGGTGGTGGACAAAATAACAAGCTCTATTCAAACCGAACACGTTCCAAAGACGCAAGAGAAAGTTGAGCAGTATCTCTCATTTTCCGAACCCAAAATCACCAAACTTGTACAG GCTTATGTGGACCGTTGTCTAAAGACAGATTCTTGA
- the LOC121802638 gene encoding maltose excess protein 1-like, chloroplastic, translating into MAGSMIILGKIPLHTPRPSIRCSFSSDPRNLEFVSSPSIHLRRGIKKNKLPLKEALFRGQSLCCYRDKTVSCSSSDDLHPSSQESVEVEKGEGFQQWDSMTAKFAGAANLPFLLLQLPQIILNTRNLLSGNTSALLAVPWLGMLTGLLGNLCLASYFIKKKETEAVVVQSLGVISTYVVLLQLAMGRAMPLPHFVATSIVVASGMTLNFLKYFDWLHPEIWRFWEDFVTVAGLSVLPQVMWSTFIPYVPNTILPGTIAFITSLVAVFMGRMGKLSDKGVKILGSISGWTATVLFMWMAVAQMWTNLLTPDNIKGLSAISMLLAVIGNGLMIPRALFVRDFMWFVGSAWGSVFYGWGNLTCLYCFKCISPGFYIASTVSFLAWIVLTFSRDSQAHGLSSPFTSLKELVFGP; encoded by the exons ATGGCGGGTTCGATGATAATCTTGGGAAAGATACCGCTGCACACGCCTAGGCCATCAATCAGGTGCTCGTTCAGTTCTGATCCACGAAATTTGGAGTTTGTCTCATCTCCTTCGATACACTTGAGACGAGGCATCAAGAAAAACAAGCTTCCCTTGAAGGAGGCTCTCTTTCGTGGCCAATCACTCTGTTGCTATAGGGACAAGACTGTTTCGTGTTCTAGCTCAGATGATCTGCATCCGAGCAGTCAG GAATCAGTCGAGGTGGAAAAAGGCGAAGGCTTTCAGCAATGGGATTCAATGACAGCAAAGTTTGCTGGAGCTGCAAATTTGCCATTCTTGCTGTTGCAACTGCCTCAGATCATACTCAATACGAGGAATCTTCTGTCGGGGAACACTTCTGCACTTCTGGCTGTTCCATGGCTG GGCATGCTTACGGGATTGCTTGGAAATCTTTGCCTGGCCTCGTACTTTATTAAGAAGAAGGAGACCGAAGCAGTTGTAGTGCAGAGCTTAGGAGTAATATCAACGTATGTGGTATTGTTGCAGCTGGCTATGGGTAGAGCTATGCCTCTCCCTCATTTTGTTGCAACTTCCATCGTGGTCGCTTCTGGTATGACTTTAAACTTTCTGAAATATTTCGACTGGCTCCACCCCGAAATCTGGCGCTTTTGGGAAGACTTTGTTACCGTAGCCGGGCTCTCCGTTCTCCCACAA GTCATGTGGTCGACTTTCATTCCTTATGTGCCAAACACTATCTTGCCGGGAACTATCGCCTTCATTACCTCTCTGGTTGCTGTATTTATG GGTCGCATGGGCAAGCTCTCTGACAAAGGTGTCAAAATTCTTGGATCGATATCTGGGTGGACCGCTACTGTTCTTTTCATGTGGATGGCTGTTGCACAAATG TGGACAAATCTTCTGACTCCTGACAACATAAAAGGTTTATCAGCCATTTCAATGCTGCTGGCCGTGATTGGCAACGGGCTTATGATTCCACGTGCACTGTTTGTTCGGGATTTTATGTG GTTTGTTGGATCAGCATGGGGATCTGTCTTCTACGGATGGGGAAATCTTACGTGTTTATACTG CTTCAAATGTATCAGCCCCGGATTCTACATAGCTTCAACTGTCTCCTTCCTCGCGTGGATAG TGCTGACGTTTTCGAGGGATTCACAAGCGCATGGTCTCAGTTCACCCTTCACCTCGTTGAAGGAGCTCGTTTTTGGACCTTGA